The region CCTACAGTATCGATAATTTAAAGAATGATGGGGTTACATTATGGGATGGCATAAGAAATTATCAAGCTCGGAATTTCATGAGAAAAATGAATAAAGGAGATAAAGTTTTTTTCTATCATTCAAACTGCAAACCCCCAGGCATTGTTGGACTTATGGAAGTGATAGATTTAAATATCGTTGATCCTACGCAATTTGATAAAAATTCAAAATATTTTGACCCAAAATCAAAAGCTGAAAATCCTAGATGGGATTGTGTAAAAGTAAAATATATATCTACCTCAAATAAGATGCTAAGTTTACCTGAATTAAAAATTTTATTTAGTGAGGATGAATTATTAGTTGTAAAGAAAGGAAATAGATTGTCAATATTACCTATCCGAAATGAGGTAGCAAAAATACTATTAGAAAAAATATAAAAAATTTTAATCCTTAAAATTCATTGAAAACATATTTCCAATATAGAGTCGCGTTAAATCTCTATTTTGAAACCCTTTTTGCATCAAAAATCCAGCAATCGCGGCTTGTATTATCCTGTATTGATCCCAGTTAGGATGTTTTTCAACAAATTCTTGCATAGCCCTTTGGAGATTTTCTTGAAGTTCGCATTTGAAACTAATTACCTCCTCTTTTTGATTTATAACTATTGGGTTCGAATCGTAATTAAACTTTTGCATATTCAAATAATTAATTGAATTAAAATTTATAAAATTAAGTTTTCTTCAAAATTACTAAATCGTCAACAAGAATACTTATGAGACAGTCTTAATTAATAGAATGATGAGAATTAAGTCATAAAGGGGAGGTTCATGAAAATCAATTTTCTAAAAATAAATCTCTTTTAAATATTAATATTTGTATAAAATCAGAAGTTTTCCACATAATTAGATCAGTAGATATTTTTTAAAAAATAGTTGTGGAAAAGTTGTGAAAAATTTTTTTGTTTACGGGGAAATATTTCCAAAAAATTCCAAATTTTTTTATCTTTTAATTCATTGATTCCCACATGTTTTTTATTTCATAAAATAAATTTTGTGCTATAGGTATCGGCCAATACATTTCGAAAGATCTATTTTGGCCTTGACTATCAAAAACAAACCTTAAACTCCAATCACTTTTTGTACCCTCTAACTCAACATACCAGGGCAGTTGTTCTAATTCTAAAGTAATGGACTCTTCATCCATTAATTCATTTTTGATATCCAATATTTGTTGATTAATTCTTATAAGTAAAAGACAAAGTGAATCAAATTCACTTTTTTGCAACTCAATTGACCAATTATCAACCCCAATCAAAAAACAAAATTTACCTTTTTTAAAATCTTTAAGTAATCTCCATTTTTTTTTGTTTTCTAACAAAGTTAACCTGGAAGTAAATCTGGTTGGTCTTGCTCATCGCTAAGTTCAATTATGGATCTCTGAACAGGTTTTATACTTGACTCCTCCAATAACCCATCAAAATCATCAAATCGTCTTTGTTTAGCTCTAAAAGCAATTCTTACCGTTGTTAAGTATCTATTAGTTGATTTTCTTATTAAACTTTCACCTCTTTTAGCAAGATCATTTGAGTCAATACCAGCTTTATTTGATATGTTCATAAAATTTCTTTTTGTTTTACAATATATTTTACAGTTAATTGGCCCTATTCAAAACATAAATTACAAAACGAACTTAAATTGATTCAAAAAAAATTTATATGGAAAAGAACTTATGTGGAACGCTTGCTATTGATTTAGGAAATACTAATACTGTAGTTGCTTTTCAAGATCAAAAGGATCTAAATTCTGCATTAGTTGAAATACCAAACATAACATCATCTCCAGGAGTTATACCTACAGCAATTTGGTTTGAAGAATCTTCAAAAATTCCAAAAATAGGTATTAGTGCTCTAAATATGAGAGAAAATGCAAATTCGGATTTGTTTTTTCATTCGAATTTTAAAAGATTAATTGGAAATCCCTTCGAAAAAATTAATAAGAAAAATATCTTAAAACCTACTGAATGTGGCGAAAAATTTTTTAAATTTCTATGGGCTAACATTCCTCAAAAATATTTAATAAAGAGACTTGTTTTAACTGCACCTATTGATACATACAAAGGTTACAGAGAATGGTTAATAAATCTTTGCGGAGAAATATCTGTTGATGAAATAGCACTAGTGGATGAACCTACTGCAGCAAGTTTAGGAATAAAAGTACCATTCGGATCCAAAATTATGACATTAGATATTGGAGGAAGCACAATCGATATGAATATAGTCAAAATAGAAGGCGGGGAAGGAAAATCTGGTCCAATAGCTGAACTTCTAAGATTTAAAGGAAATGATATAAGCTCAATTTCAAAACAAAAGATAAGATGTGCTGAAATTATAAGTAAAGCAGGCTCAAAAATTGGTGGTAAAGATATTGATCAATGGATTGTTGATTATTTTATCCCAAATAATAAATGTTCAATAAATCTATTAAAGGCAGAGGAAATAAAATGTAAACTCAGCTCACCTGAAATCAAAAATGAAAGCAAATATCCAATAAAATTTTTCTTTGAAGGAAATCAAGAAAAAGAATATTTCCTAAGTAAAGAAATATTTGAGAATATTGTTATCGAAAATAATCTTCTTAATCACCTAGATTCATTACTTAAAGATTTATTAAATGAAGCACGAGGAAAATTTTGCACAGTCGATGACTTAAATGTAATCATTTTGGTTGGTGGAGGTACTCAAATTCCATTAATTAAAGAATGGATAAAAAAAAAGATTTCAAATATTCAAATCCAGTCACCTCCTCCAATTGAATCGATAGCTTTAGGTGCATTGGCAATGACTCCAGGTGTAAAAATTAAAGACATATTAAACAAAGGTATTTCTATAAGATTATTCAATAAAAGGGAACAAAAACACTTCTGGCATCCAATTTTTTGCAAAGGTCAAACATGGCCAACAGAAAACCCATTAAAACTTATCCTGCAAGCCAGTAAAAATAATCAGCAAATTTTTGAAATAACAATTGGAGAAACTAAAATAGAAAGAGAATATGATGTAATTTTTGAAGACGGATTACCAAAATTATCAGAGATTCAAAGTCAAGAAGAAATTATTAAATGGAAAAAAAACCCACTCAAAATAGTGCTAAAAAATAAATCTAATATTGGAATAGACAACTTAAAACTTTTCTTCATGATAAATAAAAAAGGTTATTTATTAGTTGAGTGTTTTGATATCAAAGGTGAATTTTTAGGAGAATATAATTTAGGAAATATCATATAAACTAAAGTCATATTAGAGAAACTACTTATTCATTATCAACATTATTTAGACTTAAAAAAATACTTTCATTCTTACTAGTAATGACTTCCTTACCACAAAAATCAGGTTGAATGGGCAATTCTCTATGACCTCTATCTACCATTACTAATAACATGACTCTTTTAGGTCTCCCCCATGAATAAAGAGCATCCATTGAAGCTCTAATTGTTCTGCCTGTGTAAATGACATCATCTATCAATAGAATTTCTTTTTTCTCAATAGGAGTTGGTATACTCGTGGCTTTTATAAGGCGAGTTCCAACTTTATCTTGATCATCTCTATAAAATGTTGGATCAATAATTCCTTACATTATTTTTATTCCCGTTTTATGGAATAACTCATTTTCTAGAATTTCGGCCAGATCCATTCCTCTAGTAGGAATACCAATCAAAAGAAGGTTTTCAATATTTTTTACTTTTTCGATAATTTCGGAAGTTAAACGTGACAGGGTTCTTTTAAACTCATCTTCAGAAAGTATTATGATCCTTTTTGTTTTATTGGACATGATTTTCCAAAAAATAAAATATCTTTAATATTTTCATAAATTAGCAAAAGCTAACTATTTAAAATATAAATTGTTAAAGAGTATCGTTTAAAGCTAAATTTAATAATAGATCACTTAAAAAGGAATTTGATCTAAAATATGTCAATGATTAGAAGCAAAAATATAAATAGGTTTAACACTCCCCAAAGTCCAGTAGTTCTTGCAATACTGGATGGATGGGGACATCGAGAAGATATTGTTGACAATGCTATAAAAAGTGCCTCGACTCCAGTCATGGATTCTTTATGGCATGCCTATCCTCACACTCTAATTAGTGCAAGTGGAGCTGATGTAGGCCTCCCAAATGGTCAAATGGGTAATTCAGAGGTAGGACACCTTACTATTGGTTCGGGAAGAATAATCCAACAAGAACTTGTAAGGATTTCAAATGTTGTAAAAAATAATCAGTTGAGCATAATCAGTGAATTAAAGGAGATAGTTGATTCATTAAAAAAGAACAACTCTACTTTGCATATCACTGGATTATGTTCTGATGGAGGAGTGCATAGTCATATTGATCATTTATTAGGTTTAATAAAATGGGCATCTGATAATGACTTAAAAAAAGTAGCTATTCATATCATTACTGATGGAAGAGATACTCCCGCAAAAAGTGCATCTAAATATATAAATCAAATAGAGTCATGTATAAAAAAATGTAATACAGGCGAGATAGCCTCAATATGTGGAAGATACTGGATAATGGATAGAAATCTTTTATGGGAAAGAACACAAAAAGCGTACGCTAATTTGACTGATCCAGATATCAAATCAACAAATATTTCTCCCCAAGATTACATTGAAGAAAGTTATAAAAAAAACACTACTGATGAATTCATAGAACCTATAAGAATGACCGAAAACTATTTAAAAGATGGGGATAGTTTAATTTGCTTTAACTTCCGTCCAGATAGAGCTAGACAAATAATAAAATCACTTTCACAAAAAGATTTCTCAGATTTTGAACGAAAAATTGTCCCAAATTTAGATTTGGTTACCTTTACTCAATATGACATAAACTTCCCCGTTAAAGTTGCATTTCCTCCCGAATCTCTCAATAATTTTGTCGGCCAAATAGTTTCAGAAAACGGTCTCAAACAATACAGAACAGCAGAGACAGAAAAATATCCTCACGTAACATATTTTTTCAATGGAGGAGTAGAAATTCCTTTACCGGGAGAAGAGAGACATTTAATTCCATCTCCAAGAGTCGCAACTTATGATATGAAACCTGAAATGTCTGCCGAGGAACTAACTATAAGTTGTTCTAATGCAATTAAAAGTGGAAACTATGCTTTTGTTGTTATAAATTTTGCCAATCCAGATATGGTCGGTCATACAGGCAATATGAATGCAACAATAAAAGCAATAGAAACAGTAGATAAATGTATTGGTCAAATAGTAAATGCTACTGGAGAAATGGGTGGGAGCATTCTCATAACAGCTGATCATGGTAATGCAGAGGTGATGAAAGGGCCTGCAGGAGAACCATGGACAGCACATACTGTAAATAAAGTCCCTTTAATTTTTGTTGAGGGAGAAAAAAGAAAAATACCGAATATGGGAAATAAGATTGATTTAAGGAACAATGCTGGCTTGGCGGATATAGCACCAACTATATTACAATTACTAGGTCTCCCAATTCCAAAAGAAATGACAGGAAAATCCCTTATTAAAGAAATCGAGTTGAAAGGTTATAATAAGGTTGTACAACATGTTTAAAGGTAATAAATCTTTATTTAAGCAATGATTCAAATTTTGAGTTGGATATGGGTATTTTCTGGAACTCTTCTAATACTTTTAGTTTTACTTCATAGTCCCAAAGGCGACGGGATGGGAGGTATCGCTGCTAGTGGAAGTTCAATGTTTAATAGCGCAAGTAGTGCTGAAGCATCTCTTGACAAAATTACTTGGATTTTCTTAGCAATATTTTTATCTCTAGCAATTATTCTTAGCGCTGGTTGGATTTCGTAAATTTAACAAAAAAAGAGACCACTAACGTGATCCCTTTAAATTAAAAATAAAATTAGATTACTACTATTAAATTAATAATCAAAATCACCACCCATGCCTGGTGCACCGGCGGGTGAAGCTGAATCTTTTTTCTCAGGTAAATCTGCAACAATGCATTCAGTGGTAAGGACCATTCCTGCTATTGAAGCTGCATTTTGCAATCCTGAACGAGTAACTTTTGCAGGATCAACAATACCAGCGGAAGACATATCAACATATTCTCCAGTAGCAGCATTAAATCCATCATTAAATGGCTTAGATTTAACATTTTCAGCAATTACAGCACCATTAGAACCTGCATTTTCTGCAATTCTCATTAGAGGAGCGGTAAGTGAAGCCTCAACGATGTTAGCTCCAATAAGTTCTTCTCCTGCCAAATTTTTATCAGCCCAATCTTTTAAAATTGGGGACAGATGAGCAAGAGTTGTTCCTCCTCCAGGTACTATCCCCTCTTCAACAGCAGCTTTTGTAGCATTAATAGCATCCTCAAGACGAAGTTTTTTATCCTTCATCTCTGTTTCAGTTGCAGCTCCAACCTTAATTACTGCCACTCCTCCTGCTAATTTGGCGAGACGTTCTTGAAGCTTTTCTTTATCATAAGATGAATCTGTTTCATCCATTTGCTTTTTAATTTGATCACATCTAGCGGTAACAGCTTGCTCATTACCCTCAGCAACTATTGTTGTAGTCTCTTTATTAATAGTAATCCTTCTCCCAGTTCCAAGCATATCCAAGGTAGCATTTTCTAATTTCAAGCCTGCATCCTCAGTAATGAGTTGACCATTAGTAAGGACAGCCATATCTTCAAGCATGGCTTTTCTTCTATCACCAAATCCAGGAGCTTTTACTGCTGCAACATTTAAAACACCTCTTAATCTATTAACTACGAGAGTAGCTAAAGCCTCTTTTTCTATATCTTCTGCAATAATGACTAGTGGCTTACCAGTTTTAGCTATTTGTTCCAAAACAGGTACTAAATCTTGCACTAAAGCAATTTTTTTATCGGTCAGAAGAATATATGGTTCATCTAAAACAGCCTCCATTCTTTCTGTATCTGTTGCAAAATATGGAGAAATGTATCCTTTGTCAAAGCGCATACCCTCAGTAACTTCTAATTCAGTAGTCATTGATTTTCCCTCTTCTAGAGAGATAACACCTTCTTTACCTACTTTATCCATAGCATTGGCAATCATTTGACCGACCTCTTCATCATTACCAGCAGCAATAGTTCCACATTGAGCTATAGCATTACTATCGCTAATAGGTTTGGAATTCTCCTGGATTTTGCCAACAAGAAATTCTGTAGCTTTATCAATTCCTTTTTTTAAGGTTATTGCATTTGCTCCTGCAGCAACGTTTCTCAAACCTGCCTTAACCATTGCATGGGCTAAAACAGTAGCAGTTGTAGTTCCATCTCCAGCAGCATCATTTGTTTTAGATGCAGCTTGCCTGATTAAAGCAACTCCTGTGTTTTCAATGTGGTCTTCTAATTCAATTTCTTTAGCGATTGTTACACCATCATTAATAATTTGTGGAGCACCAAATTTTTTCTCTAAGACAACATTTCTTCCTTTTGGTCCAAGCGTAACAGCTACAGACTCTGCAAGGATATCGATTCCTCTCTCGAGCGCTCTTCGAGCTTGCTCATTGTAAATAATTCTTTTAGCCATGTTTAGGCAGCAATTTAGTAATAAGTTTTAATAATTTTTGAAACAAATATTTTAGCTTACTACAGCTAAAATATCCTTTTCTGAGAGCAAGACATATTCATCTCCTCCCAATTTAATGTCTGTTCCAGCATATTTGCTGTACAAAACTTTATCGCCAATACTCACTTCTGGAGTTTGTCGAGAACCATCTTCGTTAAGTTTCCCAGGACCTACCTGAGCAACTTCTCCTATTTGTGGTTTTTCCTTGGCTGTATCGGGCAAAAGAATGCCCCCAGCAGTTTTTTCCTCAGATGCGGAAACTTTAATAAATATTCTATCTCCCAGTGGTTTAACTGTAGAGACTGTAAGTGAAACAGCTGCCATAGATTAATGGAGAATCATGATTGAGACGCTATGCGTCATAAAATTAGAAAGAGAAATTCTCTATCCGTATCATCAACAACATAATCTGCTAAGCAGCAATTAAACCATACTTCAACTGTGCGGGTGGCCGAACCGATTTAACGAATCTACCCATGAGGTGGTAGTATTTTCGGATTATAAGCTGTATAAAATCAGCTATTCATCACCAAACAATAAAAAATGGTAGCAACTCCATCAACTTCTTCACAAACAAAAGGCGTAGTTCGCCAGGTAATTGGACCAGTCTTAGATGTAGAATTCCCAGCCGGAAAATTACCAAAAATATTAAATGCTTTA is a window of Prochlorococcus marinus XMU1419 DNA encoding:
- a CDS encoding EVE domain-containing protein, giving the protein MTEINYWLMKSEPHAYSIDNLKNDGVTLWDGIRNYQARNFMRKMNKGDKVFFYHSNCKPPGIVGLMEVIDLNIVDPTQFDKNSKYFDPKSKAENPRWDCVKVKYISTSNKMLSLPELKILFSEDELLVVKKGNRLSILPIRNEVAKILLEKI
- a CDS encoding DUF2811 domain-containing protein, whose product is MQKFNYDSNPIVINQKEEVISFKCELQENLQRAMQEFVEKHPNWDQYRIIQAAIAGFLMQKGFQNRDLTRLYIGNMFSMNFKD
- a CDS encoding DUF1818 family protein gives rise to the protein MLENKKKWRLLKDFKKGKFCFLIGVDNWSIELQKSEFDSLCLLLIRINQQILDIKNELMDEESITLELEQLPWYVELEGTKSDWSLRFVFDSQGQNRSFEMYWPIPIAQNLFYEIKNMWESMN
- a CDS encoding DNA-directed RNA polymerase subunit omega, yielding MNISNKAGIDSNDLAKRGESLIRKSTNRYLTTVRIAFRAKQRRFDDFDGLLEESSIKPVQRSIIELSDEQDQPDLLPG
- a CDS encoding Hsp70 family protein, whose amino-acid sequence is MEKNLCGTLAIDLGNTNTVVAFQDQKDLNSALVEIPNITSSPGVIPTAIWFEESSKIPKIGISALNMRENANSDLFFHSNFKRLIGNPFEKINKKNILKPTECGEKFFKFLWANIPQKYLIKRLVLTAPIDTYKGYREWLINLCGEISVDEIALVDEPTAASLGIKVPFGSKIMTLDIGGSTIDMNIVKIEGGEGKSGPIAELLRFKGNDISSISKQKIRCAEIISKAGSKIGGKDIDQWIVDYFIPNNKCSINLLKAEEIKCKLSSPEIKNESKYPIKFFFEGNQEKEYFLSKEIFENIVIENNLLNHLDSLLKDLLNEARGKFCTVDDLNVIILVGGGTQIPLIKEWIKKKISNIQIQSPPPIESIALGALAMTPGVKIKDILNKGISIRLFNKREQKHFWHPIFCKGQTWPTENPLKLILQASKNNQQIFEITIGETKIEREYDVIFEDGLPKLSEIQSQEEIIKWKKNPLKIVLKNKSNIGIDNLKLFFMINKKGYLLVECFDIKGEFLGEYNLGNII
- the gpmI gene encoding 2,3-bisphosphoglycerate-independent phosphoglycerate mutase; its protein translation is MSMIRSKNINRFNTPQSPVVLAILDGWGHREDIVDNAIKSASTPVMDSLWHAYPHTLISASGADVGLPNGQMGNSEVGHLTIGSGRIIQQELVRISNVVKNNQLSIISELKEIVDSLKKNNSTLHITGLCSDGGVHSHIDHLLGLIKWASDNDLKKVAIHIITDGRDTPAKSASKYINQIESCIKKCNTGEIASICGRYWIMDRNLLWERTQKAYANLTDPDIKSTNISPQDYIEESYKKNTTDEFIEPIRMTENYLKDGDSLICFNFRPDRARQIIKSLSQKDFSDFERKIVPNLDLVTFTQYDINFPVKVAFPPESLNNFVGQIVSENGLKQYRTAETEKYPHVTYFFNGGVEIPLPGEERHLIPSPRVATYDMKPEMSAEELTISCSNAIKSGNYAFVVINFANPDMVGHTGNMNATIKAIETVDKCIGQIVNATGEMGGSILITADHGNAEVMKGPAGEPWTAHTVNKVPLIFVEGEKRKIPNMGNKIDLRNNAGLADIAPTILQLLGLPIPKEMTGKSLIKEIELKGYNKVVQHV
- the secG gene encoding preprotein translocase subunit SecG, producing MIQILSWIWVFSGTLLILLVLLHSPKGDGMGGIAASGSSMFNSASSAEASLDKITWIFLAIFLSLAIILSAGWIS
- the groL gene encoding chaperonin GroEL (60 kDa chaperone family; promotes refolding of misfolded polypeptides especially under stressful conditions; forms two stacked rings of heptamers to form a barrel-shaped 14mer; ends can be capped by GroES; misfolded proteins enter the barrel where they are refolded when GroES binds) → MAKRIIYNEQARRALERGIDILAESVAVTLGPKGRNVVLEKKFGAPQIINDGVTIAKEIELEDHIENTGVALIRQAASKTNDAAGDGTTTATVLAHAMVKAGLRNVAAGANAITLKKGIDKATEFLVGKIQENSKPISDSNAIAQCGTIAAGNDEEVGQMIANAMDKVGKEGVISLEEGKSMTTELEVTEGMRFDKGYISPYFATDTERMEAVLDEPYILLTDKKIALVQDLVPVLEQIAKTGKPLVIIAEDIEKEALATLVVNRLRGVLNVAAVKAPGFGDRRKAMLEDMAVLTNGQLITEDAGLKLENATLDMLGTGRRITINKETTTIVAEGNEQAVTARCDQIKKQMDETDSSYDKEKLQERLAKLAGGVAVIKVGAATETEMKDKKLRLEDAINATKAAVEEGIVPGGGTTLAHLSPILKDWADKNLAGEELIGANIVEASLTAPLMRIAENAGSNGAVIAENVKSKPFNDGFNAATGEYVDMSSAGIVDPAKVTRSGLQNAASIAGMVLTTECIVADLPEKKDSASPAGAPGMGGDFDY
- the groES gene encoding co-chaperone GroES, with protein sequence MAAVSLTVSTVKPLGDRIFIKVSASEEKTAGGILLPDTAKEKPQIGEVAQVGPGKLNEDGSRQTPEVSIGDKVLYSKYAGTDIKLGGDEYVLLSEKDILAVVS